A genomic segment from Roseibium algicola encodes:
- a CDS encoding ABC transporter ATP-binding protein → MPSSSNAALEILNLHKRFSEPAVNDLSLKVRKGEFYALLGPNGAGKTTTLRMVAGLLQADAGAVRVCGIDAFADPIAAKQVLAWVPDEPMVYDKLTPLEYLEFVAGLWSMQPDLARFKADSLLDAFGLAPHANERCGGFSKGMRQKVALAGALIHEPRLIILDEPLTGLDAGSARQVKKVLTGLVAQGVSIIMTTHILEVAERMADRIGIIARGQLVAEGTLEELRQRASAGGHSLEDIFLEIVGGDAGAHANTAELLDEKVA, encoded by the coding sequence ATGCCGTCTTCCAGTAACGCCGCTCTCGAAATTCTCAATCTTCACAAGCGCTTCAGCGAACCCGCGGTCAACGATCTCTCGTTGAAGGTGCGCAAAGGCGAATTCTACGCCTTGCTGGGCCCCAATGGCGCCGGCAAAACCACCACGCTGCGCATGGTCGCCGGCCTGCTTCAGGCCGATGCGGGGGCGGTCAGGGTCTGCGGCATCGATGCGTTTGCGGATCCGATTGCCGCCAAACAGGTTCTGGCCTGGGTTCCGGACGAACCCATGGTCTACGACAAGCTGACGCCGCTTGAATATCTCGAGTTCGTGGCAGGCCTCTGGAGCATGCAGCCGGACCTTGCAAGGTTCAAGGCCGATAGCCTTCTGGACGCCTTCGGACTTGCCCCCCATGCCAATGAGCGCTGCGGCGGGTTCTCGAAAGGCATGCGCCAGAAGGTGGCGCTCGCCGGAGCCCTGATCCACGAACCGCGCCTGATCATCCTCGACGAACCGCTCACCGGCCTTGATGCAGGCTCTGCCCGCCAGGTGAAGAAGGTGCTGACCGGGCTTGTCGCGCAGGGCGTGTCGATCATCATGACGACCCATATCCTGGAGGTGGCGGAGCGCATGGCCGACCGGATCGGCATTATCGCCCGCGGACAGCTTGTTGCCGAAGGAACGCTGGAAGAGCTGCGCCAACGGGCAAGCGCCGGCGGCCATTCCCTGGAGGATATTTTCCTGGAAATCGTGGGCGGCGATGCCGGCGCACATGCGAATACGGCCGAACTCCTTGATGAGAAGGTGGCATGA
- a CDS encoding DUF3800 domain-containing protein, giving the protein MAYLYLDDSKHHRFGFSLAAFVICEADPSDCVGSVFRRLGFDPKEFEYKSSAKMAGDKRLRDLRNAMTYYIGRHCKIAVCVVDGDKRLGPAALRLLSSALSHPSLEGQDHDVFFDEGLFQSSRSAANLASSDAKLARCKFHFEQDSKKYLGIQLADLVAHTCSTMLLETLGHVTKKVVLDAPGDSVYDGLEVELGFEMWAGIRHAFLARNKQDMGDDFDPAMVDVFPWGLFIDESASEQVSAAAMQRFGENYLGCIH; this is encoded by the coding sequence ATGGCATACCTTTACCTTGACGACAGCAAACATCACCGTTTTGGGTTTTCGTTGGCTGCTTTTGTAATCTGCGAAGCTGATCCGTCAGACTGTGTTGGTTCTGTCTTCCGAAGGCTGGGTTTCGATCCCAAAGAATTTGAATACAAGTCCTCGGCCAAGATGGCGGGAGACAAACGGCTTCGAGACCTACGAAATGCCATGACCTACTATATTGGCAGACATTGCAAGATTGCCGTATGCGTTGTGGATGGGGACAAAAGGCTGGGACCTGCGGCTCTCAGATTACTTAGTTCCGCTCTGTCTCACCCCAGTCTTGAAGGGCAGGATCACGATGTGTTCTTCGACGAAGGGTTGTTTCAATCGTCTAGATCAGCGGCAAACTTAGCCTCAAGTGATGCCAAACTCGCTCGTTGCAAGTTTCATTTCGAGCAAGACTCGAAAAAGTACTTGGGTATTCAACTCGCAGACCTTGTAGCCCACACTTGTAGTACGATGCTACTGGAAACGCTGGGCCATGTAACAAAAAAAGTCGTCCTCGATGCGCCTGGAGACAGCGTTTATGATGGCCTAGAGGTCGAACTCGGCTTCGAGATGTGGGCGGGTATTCGCCATGCCTTCCTGGCTAGGAACAAACAGGATATGGGGGATGACTTCGATCCAGCTATGGTAGATGTTTTTCCGTGGGGCTTGTTCATAGACGAAAGCGCAAGCGAACAGGTCTCTGCAGCTGCAATGCAACGATTCGGTGAGAATTACCTTGGATGCATTCACTAA
- a CDS encoding gamma-glutamylcyclotransferase family protein, whose product MLKATKEEIEEVREYFEWQAPDLEVIFLQKVYSEAVLNTRHDVWDIHTNKDRWWVITGGTNLYSQEQFPNMDLALTFHIGLILRIPRTEEQKRDDLRIIPFGAIFEKTEEAGNAVTQAHNLADYQAVGVRCRETLLELIGIAQDAAIWTDSPPQRANFRKWAEIISNDLLPGDTNKERRGALKGALESAWTFSNWLTHSKSATWIDADMAYSLTQHGIGMATSLILRALRGVPVDCPKCGSPHLEPEQGEKTAAPGVQWERPRCVDCGWAGRPIPIVDLEDGQPIITREGEDTDECSIMTVPLRKILKPGDPTVESLKNTEIGPPELAVYFAYGSNMSTARLRERMPSCKPLGLATLSGHALRFHKRSVDGSGKCNAFATGDEESVIGVLFSFDPAERAALDKAEGVGNGYDHATVTVINEKGRRRKVLTYLASPDYIDDSLKPYGWYKDFVLVGGREHDLPLEYIAKYIQSVEAIEDPNKARDKKNRASIENSV is encoded by the coding sequence ATGTTAAAAGCTACCAAAGAGGAGATCGAGGAAGTCCGCGAATACTTTGAGTGGCAGGCGCCCGACCTCGAAGTAATCTTCTTGCAGAAGGTCTACTCGGAGGCCGTTCTAAATACGCGCCACGACGTGTGGGACATCCACACAAACAAGGATCGCTGGTGGGTTATCACAGGCGGCACAAACCTCTATTCCCAGGAGCAGTTTCCCAATATGGATCTTGCTCTGACCTTCCATATTGGCTTGATACTCCGCATTCCGCGTACCGAGGAGCAGAAAAGAGACGATCTCCGCATTATCCCGTTCGGCGCCATCTTCGAGAAGACTGAAGAAGCCGGCAACGCAGTGACACAGGCGCACAATCTCGCCGACTATCAGGCTGTCGGCGTGCGCTGCCGGGAGACATTACTTGAACTGATCGGCATCGCGCAGGATGCTGCAATTTGGACCGACTCGCCGCCGCAGCGTGCTAACTTCCGCAAGTGGGCGGAGATCATCAGTAACGATCTTCTACCGGGCGACACCAATAAGGAACGTCGTGGGGCCCTCAAGGGAGCGCTTGAGTCCGCATGGACGTTTTCCAACTGGTTGACGCACTCAAAGTCGGCCACCTGGATAGATGCAGACATGGCCTACTCCCTGACCCAACACGGCATCGGCATGGCGACATCGTTGATCCTTCGTGCGCTGCGCGGTGTGCCTGTGGATTGCCCGAAATGCGGTTCGCCACACCTCGAGCCTGAACAGGGTGAAAAAACCGCAGCTCCCGGTGTCCAATGGGAAAGACCTCGATGCGTCGACTGCGGATGGGCCGGCAGGCCGATTCCCATCGTTGACCTCGAAGATGGGCAACCAATCATCACACGCGAGGGAGAAGATACCGACGAGTGCAGCATAATGACGGTACCGCTGCGTAAAATCCTCAAGCCGGGCGATCCCACAGTAGAGTCGCTGAAGAACACAGAGATTGGGCCACCAGAGCTAGCCGTTTATTTTGCCTATGGGTCGAACATGTCTACCGCCCGACTGCGGGAGCGGATGCCAAGCTGCAAGCCGCTCGGCCTCGCAACACTGTCGGGTCATGCACTTCGTTTTCATAAGCGTAGTGTAGACGGCTCGGGGAAGTGCAACGCATTTGCCACCGGCGACGAAGAAAGCGTAATTGGAGTCCTTTTCAGCTTTGATCCTGCCGAGCGCGCTGCCCTTGATAAAGCCGAAGGGGTCGGCAACGGCTACGATCACGCCACCGTCACGGTGATCAACGAAAAGGGCCGTAGACGAAAGGTTCTTACTTACTTGGCCTCTCCCGACTACATTGATGACAGTCTCAAACCCTACGGGTGGTATAAGGACTTTGTCCTCGTAGGCGGCAGGGAACACGATCTTCCGTTGGAGTATATTGCCAAATATATCCAGTCGGTTGAAGCTATCGAAGACCCCAACAAAGCAAGAGACAAGAAAAATAGGGCCAGTATTGAAAACTCTGTCTGA
- a CDS encoding linear amide C-N hydrolase → MKIGKTTVTAACALAIASSGLLAPRLADACTRVVYLGASEQVITARSMDWKTDVGTNLWLFPRGMKRNGEAGENSLEWTSKYGSVIASGYDISTTDGMNEAGLVANVLWLVESEYPDYDSSKPGLTIAAWAQYVLDNFATVEEAVRALEAEPFTLFSDNVPGEERLATLHLSLSDASGDSAIVEYIDGKQVIHHSRAYQVMTNSPTFEEQLALNQYWKEIGGTVMLPGTNRAADRFARASFYVDAIPRTESPVETIASVFGVIRNVSVPLGITTPDQPNISSTRWRTVADQKRKLYFFESVVTPNIFWIDFSQADFSPETGKVMKLDLGPNQTNIYSGMANAHFQEAEPFRFLGR, encoded by the coding sequence ATGAAGATCGGCAAGACCACGGTAACGGCAGCCTGCGCATTGGCCATCGCCTCGTCTGGCCTGCTGGCGCCACGCCTTGCGGATGCCTGCACCCGGGTGGTCTATCTCGGTGCCAGCGAGCAGGTGATCACCGCCCGCTCGATGGACTGGAAAACCGATGTCGGCACGAACCTCTGGCTGTTCCCGCGCGGCATGAAGCGCAACGGCGAGGCCGGTGAAAACTCCCTGGAATGGACCTCGAAATACGGCAGCGTCATTGCCTCCGGCTACGACATTTCAACGACCGACGGCATGAACGAGGCCGGGCTTGTCGCCAATGTGCTGTGGCTGGTGGAATCCGAGTATCCAGACTACGACAGCTCCAAACCCGGCCTGACGATCGCCGCCTGGGCGCAATATGTGCTCGACAATTTCGCGACCGTTGAAGAGGCCGTCCGCGCGCTGGAGGCCGAACCCTTCACGCTCTTCAGCGACAATGTTCCAGGCGAAGAACGCCTCGCCACCCTGCACCTGTCCCTGTCGGATGCAAGCGGCGACAGCGCCATCGTGGAATATATCGACGGCAAGCAGGTGATCCACCACAGCCGCGCCTACCAGGTGATGACCAACTCGCCGACCTTCGAAGAGCAGCTGGCCCTGAACCAGTACTGGAAGGAAATCGGCGGCACTGTCATGCTGCCAGGCACCAACCGTGCGGCGGACCGCTTTGCCCGCGCATCATTCTATGTCGACGCCATCCCGAGAACCGAAAGCCCGGTCGAGACGATCGCCAGCGTCTTCGGCGTCATCCGCAATGTCTCCGTGCCGCTCGGCATCACCACGCCCGACCAGCCGAACATCTCCTCCACCCGCTGGCGCACCGTCGCCGACCAGAAGCGCAAGCTCTACTTCTTCGAATCCGTGGTGACCCCGAACATCTTCTGGATCGACTTCAGCCAGGCCGACTTTTCGCCGGAAACCGGCAAGGTCATGAAACTCGACCTCGGCCCCAACCAGACCAACATCTACTCCGGCATGGCCAACGCACACTTCCAGGAAGCAGAACCGTTCCGGTTTCTGGGGCGATAG
- a CDS encoding pyridoxal phosphate-dependent aminotransferase produces MTVSRLKDIPGIGVDKMGQAADDAGNSDMLRLENLDTDLRPPEEALEATLAAIGRDDANSYLPFLGTNDIRRAATGRISATTGQPYDWNTQCVISAGGLSGILNALLAILEPGDEVIITDPAYAGLLNRIRLAGGVPKLVPLRVVDGGWRLDLEELRRAASARTRAVLTMSPSMPTGIVHTAEEWNAIAEVVMRTGAFLLHDAAMERLLYTGKPVIHPASLDGMAERTITVGCVSKEYRMIGWRVGWTVGPAPIMADIGLVSLTNVVCQVGIAMPGAAAAITAKDDGIATATATWKARRDIILQALSDLPVVRPDGGWSLLIDTAELGYSPVEAARLLFEKGRIAATPMTGWGSADIAGRYLRFVFANEPTERLGDIRERLRLAWQV; encoded by the coding sequence ATGACCGTCTCTCGATTGAAGGACATTCCGGGAATTGGCGTGGACAAGATGGGACAGGCCGCCGATGACGCCGGAAATTCCGACATGCTTCGGCTGGAGAACCTGGATACGGACCTTCGCCCGCCGGAGGAGGCGCTGGAAGCAACGCTGGCTGCCATCGGCCGGGATGACGCCAACAGCTATCTGCCGTTCCTGGGCACGAATGACATCCGCAGGGCAGCAACCGGCCGGATATCGGCCACCACCGGCCAGCCCTACGACTGGAATACCCAATGCGTCATTTCGGCGGGCGGCCTGTCCGGCATCCTCAATGCCCTGCTGGCAATTCTGGAGCCGGGCGACGAGGTCATCATCACCGATCCCGCCTACGCGGGCCTGCTCAACCGCATCCGCCTGGCCGGCGGTGTTCCGAAGCTGGTTCCGCTAAGGGTGGTCGACGGCGGCTGGCGTCTTGATCTGGAAGAACTGCGCCGCGCAGCCAGCGCCAGAACCCGGGCCGTTTTGACCATGAGCCCGTCCATGCCGACAGGTATCGTCCACACGGCCGAGGAATGGAACGCCATTGCGGAAGTCGTGATGCGCACCGGCGCCTTCCTGCTGCACGACGCCGCCATGGAGCGCCTCCTTTACACCGGCAAGCCGGTGATCCACCCGGCCAGCCTGGATGGCATGGCGGAGCGCACGATAACGGTGGGCTGCGTTTCCAAGGAATACCGGATGATCGGCTGGCGGGTCGGCTGGACGGTCGGCCCCGCCCCGATCATGGCGGACATCGGCCTTGTCAGCCTCACCAACGTCGTCTGCCAGGTCGGCATCGCAATGCCGGGTGCCGCGGCCGCCATCACCGCGAAAGACGACGGCATCGCCACTGCAACGGCAACCTGGAAAGCCCGCCGGGACATCATCCTGCAGGCACTGTCGGACCTGCCCGTCGTGCGCCCGGATGGCGGCTGGTCGCTGCTGATCGACACCGCCGAGCTTGGCTACTCCCCGGTGGAAGCCGCCCGGTTGTTGTTCGAAAAGGGGCGGATCGCGGCAACACCGATGACCGGCTGGGGCAGCGCGGACATCGCCGGACGCTACCTGCGTTTCGTCTTCGCCAACGAGCCGACAGAAAGGCTCGGCGATATCCGCGAGCGGTTGCGCCTCGCCTGGCAGGTCTGA
- a CDS encoding GntR family transcriptional regulator produces MTERTSAKRTGDQAIRVADALREKIVSGELKPGEALRQERLAVLFETSRMPVRDALRLLEAEGLVQMPPNKGAIVAPLDPEEFREVYEMRAALETLALRLAIPELTNSQIDRAAAIQDKAEASDLENFGALNKAFHFALYEPCARPRLLAQIAALNEAGDRYLRLAAAQLDYTRRSHQEHRDLLEACRRRDGAEACDILRRHIEAAGEALVERLSARLPAP; encoded by the coding sequence ATGACAGAGCGGACAAGCGCAAAAAGAACCGGAGATCAGGCCATTCGGGTGGCCGATGCCCTGCGGGAAAAGATCGTCTCGGGCGAGCTGAAGCCGGGCGAGGCGCTGCGCCAGGAACGGCTGGCGGTATTGTTCGAGACCAGCCGGATGCCTGTTCGCGATGCGCTGCGCCTGCTGGAAGCCGAAGGGCTGGTGCAGATGCCGCCGAACAAGGGCGCCATCGTTGCCCCGCTTGATCCGGAGGAATTCAGGGAAGTTTATGAAATGCGGGCGGCGCTGGAGACACTGGCCTTGCGCCTTGCCATTCCGGAGCTGACCAACAGCCAGATCGACCGGGCCGCAGCCATTCAGGACAAGGCCGAGGCGTCGGACCTGGAAAACTTCGGCGCCTTGAACAAGGCGTTTCATTTCGCGCTGTATGAGCCCTGCGCAAGACCGCGGCTGCTGGCACAGATTGCCGCGCTCAATGAAGCTGGCGACCGGTACTTGAGGCTTGCGGCGGCGCAGCTCGACTACACCCGGCGCTCTCATCAGGAACACCGGGACCTGCTTGAAGCCTGCCGCCGCCGGGACGGGGCGGAAGCCTGCGACATCCTGAGGCGACATATCGAGGCTGCCGGAGAGGCGCTGGTCGAACGCCTGTCTGCAAGACTGCCCGCGCCGTGA
- a CDS encoding GNAT family N-acetyltransferase, protein MSRKIYRIEAAAEADAERLADIRVEAMRPSLEAVGRFDPLRARDRFLGSFVATDTRVILVEEGIAGFFVVRRHADHFYLDHLYVSPAFQGLGLGRDIVEGLKAEAEAAGLPIRLMALNGSPANDFYLACGFRFVSQDALDTIYAWMPGA, encoded by the coding sequence ATGTCTCGAAAAATCTACCGGATTGAAGCGGCAGCTGAGGCCGATGCGGAAAGGCTTGCCGACATTCGCGTCGAGGCAATGCGGCCGAGCCTCGAAGCCGTCGGGCGGTTTGACCCTCTCCGGGCCAGGGACCGTTTCCTGGGCAGCTTCGTTGCCACAGACACAAGGGTCATCCTGGTGGAAGAAGGCATAGCCGGCTTTTTCGTCGTGCGCAGGCACGCCGACCATTTCTATCTCGATCATCTCTATGTCAGCCCGGCCTTTCAGGGCCTTGGGCTTGGCCGAGATATCGTCGAGGGCCTGAAGGCTGAGGCAGAAGCGGCGGGACTGCCGATCCGGCTGATGGCCCTCAACGGCAGTCCCGCCAATGATTTTTACCTCGCCTGCGGGTTCCGGTTCGTCTCGCAGGACGCATTGGACACTATCTACGCCTGGATGCCCGGCGCTTGA
- a CDS encoding arylsulfatase, translating to MKKPGIYSTFLMLPAMAAGCLAIDNALAADGPIGAEDGQVTLPYAEQKFRGDVGTTYLNAAPAEFPAAVSAPEGAPNVLLILLDDVGFGQFSATGGGVPSPAMDKLAEEGLTFTRFHTTALCSPTRAALLTGRNHNVAGTGVITELATGYDGYTGIIPKDTASVAEILRQNGYATAWIGKNHNTPIYETSAAGPFDRWPNGLGFDYFYGFMAGDTNQVRPYLFENQTPIGTPDGDDYYLSTDLADQTINWLKTLEAIQPGKPWFAYLAPAATHAPHQAPKELIDTFKGKFDMGWDAYREQTFQRQKDMGIIPENTELTSRPGSLPAWDSLNDDQKKLYTRMMEVFAAYGQQVDQEVGRVLDYVATLPDAENTMIIYIVGDNGASAEGGFDGTLNENAFFNAYLMTTDDMLSRMDEIGTELHFNHFPAGWAWAVDAPFQWTKQVASHLGGVRNPMIVKWPARFSRQGETRTQFLHVIDIAPTILEAASIPEPRSVNGTTQTPIQGKSFLSTLDDAGAEEVRTSQYFEMFVNRGIYKDGWWAASLAFEPWDPVRGAFDPFKAKWELYNLDEDFSQARDIAADNPDKLEELKALWWAEASANKALPLDWRGAERFSAEETGKPNLAGDRTSFTYAGVLAGLPESSAPDLKNKSFSVTARVNIEDNANGMIFTQGGNTGGWAFYLKDGKLKAAHNYIDVAVYSVESDGTVPAGERELKMDFTYEGGEEMGKSGTLTLSVDGSPVGSGQIAQTTPFKYSLSENQDVGTDTGTAVTTDYQAPFDFQGELEEVVVDLKK from the coding sequence ATGAAGAAACCCGGCATTTATTCAACTTTCTTGATGCTTCCGGCGATGGCCGCAGGTTGTCTTGCAATCGACAACGCCCTGGCAGCCGACGGCCCCATTGGAGCAGAGGATGGACAGGTTACCCTTCCCTATGCGGAGCAGAAGTTTCGCGGTGATGTGGGCACGACCTATCTGAACGCAGCACCGGCCGAGTTTCCTGCGGCCGTATCAGCTCCCGAAGGAGCTCCCAACGTGCTCCTGATCCTGCTGGATGATGTCGGTTTCGGGCAGTTCTCCGCCACTGGCGGCGGAGTGCCGTCACCGGCGATGGACAAGCTCGCCGAGGAAGGCCTGACCTTCACCCGCTTTCACACAACGGCGCTCTGCTCCCCCACCCGGGCAGCACTTTTGACCGGGCGAAACCACAACGTTGCCGGCACCGGTGTCATCACCGAACTTGCCACAGGCTATGATGGCTATACCGGCATCATTCCGAAAGACACCGCCTCGGTTGCCGAGATCCTGCGCCAGAACGGCTATGCGACAGCCTGGATCGGCAAGAACCACAACACGCCGATCTACGAGACAAGTGCGGCAGGCCCGTTCGACCGTTGGCCGAACGGCCTTGGCTTCGACTATTTCTACGGGTTCATGGCTGGCGACACCAATCAGGTCCGTCCTTATCTTTTCGAGAACCAGACACCGATCGGAACACCGGACGGGGACGACTACTACCTCAGCACCGATCTCGCCGACCAGACGATCAACTGGCTGAAGACGCTGGAAGCCATTCAACCAGGCAAACCCTGGTTCGCCTATCTGGCACCGGCTGCAACCCATGCCCCGCACCAGGCCCCCAAGGAGCTGATCGACACCTTCAAGGGCAAGTTCGACATGGGCTGGGACGCCTATCGCGAGCAGACCTTCCAGCGCCAGAAGGACATGGGGATCATTCCCGAAAACACCGAGCTGACCTCCCGCCCGGGCAGCCTGCCCGCCTGGGACAGCCTGAACGACGACCAGAAGAAGCTCTATACGCGGATGATGGAGGTCTTTGCCGCCTACGGCCAGCAGGTCGACCAGGAAGTCGGACGCGTGCTCGACTATGTGGCCACATTGCCGGATGCCGAAAACACGATGATCATCTACATCGTCGGCGACAACGGGGCGTCCGCGGAAGGCGGCTTTGACGGCACCTTGAACGAGAATGCCTTCTTCAACGCCTATCTGATGACCACCGACGACATGCTGAGCCGGATGGACGAGATCGGAACGGAACTTCATTTCAACCACTTCCCGGCCGGCTGGGCCTGGGCGGTGGATGCGCCCTTCCAGTGGACGAAACAGGTAGCAAGCCACCTGGGCGGCGTACGCAACCCGATGATCGTGAAATGGCCTGCACGCTTCTCCAGACAAGGCGAAACGCGGACGCAGTTCCTGCATGTCATCGACATTGCCCCGACCATCCTTGAAGCGGCCAGCATTCCAGAGCCGCGCAGCGTCAACGGAACAACCCAGACGCCCATCCAGGGCAAGAGCTTCCTGAGCACGCTGGACGATGCCGGGGCCGAAGAAGTCCGAACCAGCCAGTATTTCGAGATGTTCGTGAACCGGGGCATCTACAAGGATGGCTGGTGGGCCGCTTCCCTGGCGTTCGAACCCTGGGATCCCGTGCGCGGCGCGTTCGATCCCTTCAAGGCCAAATGGGAGCTTTATAATCTCGATGAAGATTTCAGCCAGGCACGGGACATTGCTGCGGACAACCCGGACAAGCTTGAAGAGCTGAAAGCCCTCTGGTGGGCGGAAGCTTCCGCCAACAAGGCTCTGCCGCTGGACTGGCGCGGGGCTGAACGTTTCAGCGCGGAGGAAACCGGCAAGCCGAACCTTGCCGGCGATCGCACGAGCTTCACCTACGCGGGCGTTCTTGCAGGACTGCCGGAATCCTCGGCGCCAGACCTGAAGAACAAATCCTTCTCCGTAACCGCCCGCGTCAACATCGAGGACAACGCCAACGGCATGATCTTCACCCAGGGCGGGAACACCGGAGGCTGGGCGTTTTATCTCAAGGACGGCAAGCTGAAGGCGGCCCACAACTATATCGATGTTGCGGTCTATTCCGTTGAAAGCGATGGCACGGTTCCGGCCGGCGAGCGCGAGCTGAAGATGGACTTCACCTATGAGGGCGGCGAAGAAATGGGCAAGAGCGGCACCTTGACCCTTTCCGTCGACGGCAGCCCTGTCGGCTCCGGTCAAATCGCACAGACCACTCCGTTCAAATACTCGCTGTCGGAAAACCAGGATGTGGGAACAGACACCGGAACTGCGGTCACGACCGACTATCAGGCGCCATTCGATTTTCAGGGAGAGCTTGAAGAGGTTGTCGTGGACCTGAAGAAATAG